In Lepisosteus oculatus isolate fLepOcu1 chromosome 15, fLepOcu1.hap2, whole genome shotgun sequence, one genomic interval encodes:
- the f5 gene encoding coagulation factor V — protein MQAGQTRLVTHSRLSWCPRRMCPGASGMRTDRNWFWSGALLLVLVSQCSLAVERRYYIAAVLTEWDYYGDQRGGQTYKKVVFREYDAEFKQAKPHPSWSGLLGPTLRGEVGDVIVVTFRNMADRTYSLHPHGIEYGKQSEGSLYFDNTSLFEKKDDVVNPGGEHKYIWEVTKEIAPTMDDPPCLTYTYFSHVNLVKDFNSGLIGALLICKEGSLSDTGKQISFDQEHVLLFGVFDESKSWYRTEEAEPAGPIKYSINGYINGSLPDLKICAYDHVSWHLVGMSSEPELFSIHFNGQVLQQKGHKLSTIDLVASSCTSANMTAMHAGVWLLSSKIFKHLEAGMHGYLEVQSCESKAPITRRLTVQQKRQSSEWVYYIAAEEIIWDYAPNLPGYVDREYKSKYLEPRADRIGRKYKKAVYVQYKDANFTKMEEGARKNETGILGPAVRAQIWDVIKIVFKNNASRPYSIYPHGLTISKSEEGASYPKDGSDNGQHEVKPGETHTYTWKVTEEDVPAQNDPRCLTRMYHSAVDVAKDIASGLIGPLLICKSQSLNKRNMQLKADKEQHAVLAVLDENKSWYIEENIRNYCTDPSKVNKEDPKFYESNIMRSINGFVYDSGQVLGFCHGEIVTWHVSSVGAQDYIETLHSYGHTFDLYDRKEDVLSLFPMSGETIAMDMDKIGHWLLASLNAHYSNKGMRLKFKDLECINDSSDEWETDSEPSDILLWEPEEWVVDTKTEILEPKEYTNTDDPETDYWISQLQIRSLRNKSQGLVAEEDLLDLSSVLREGDETNITEHQRTGAVPGDFKTSAEGNTTESQRTSVEDSFYIFSGPGDYNQTLTRNNMTESQRASVEDSFDISSGPGDYNQTSAGGNITESQRPSVEDSFDISSGTGDYIQTSTRTNMTESQRASVEDSFDISSGRGDYNQTLAGGNKKESKRASTEEDLFDISSRPQDYNQTLSRENLNQTSLAQKDILELSSGLKDYNQTLSGKKQTILAAATLQNNTNPEQADNEDLEFTELPLLEGPIEESRNNSKAILVNTTMTEEFDLKNKEVEMSTVKPETLWSGLQEINLPDPISLSEENATDIQENETGVPVPKSNWTLEMVSAQMEETGELVESQFQNYSASQWEEVQKESVQSSKMDNVSSGDSDIATSNKDMFVYSVSLSNKWTSDRSSESKSKSDADFVLLDSGTVEILLDNTKNPANIQDTDIQYSILSPKAAGNGEDQNNITDFSSSTIDQNGKNANMNLFNASRLKDLNFTGSTEFGKDTVATLPNQTLETNTHSEEGNLWVLPPSSLPQDPKDVFNGTDVHRMEDQSSDTQPASTGNETSPGVSSPALETGPNVTTVNLGFEHWNAPDPVSSESEEDIPSAEFDEHLNTTPSPGTVNESSSDTHITFSLIREHTEDSLSTWTSPTPPSNSTETLNPHDLDYDGHSEEDKSSSRGNAGNVLICLKNTSTQGILTTSLDPSKRHWGYEGKHQSVPVKVPSHITKYMHNESTAGQDHKTKIKPQSQRRRKKDGVKVKRRRKTKPESRSSVISPRGHKPQTAGPRSFGPVKSEDDLNERAIVIGVPRRDFDDYELYLPLEKEYDVDQMDETAQNLGNAYEYVEYKDPYASAADVEDIDKTVKYYLQNKEGNVRIYYIAAEEVEWDYAGYKGQRRDEEVTDSRRNTQYKKAIFRSYLDSTFSIPSIRGEVDEHLGILGPIIKAEIDESIIVVFKNSASRPYSLHAHGVSFGKQMEGMKYDDESPHWYQKDDAVAPGSTYTYIWQATDKIGPKSADSACRTWAYYSGVNPEKDIHSGLIGPLLICQKGVLSNTTANTREFVLLFMTFDENESWYFEENMRKRQRMKDVDINDPELKEKNKFHAINGIIYSLKGLRMYTNQLVRWHLINMGSPKDIHSVHFHGQTFLNRQNRDYRMGVYPLLPGDFATVEMRPSKPGLWLLESEVGEFQQKGMQTLFLLLDEDCGNPLGLQQQSVKDNQITASQYRGDWKPHLARLHNTGKYNAWSVDENTANSLWIQVDFQRPVVISKIATQGAKQLFSSYYVQKYLISYSTDKRKWIYYKGRSDSFRMTFEGNQNSYNVKENVFYPPMIARLVRLHPVESYGTPTVRMEFYGCELDGCSIPLGMESGDIPNDMITASSVYSNWLKGMWQPSFARLNNQGNVNAWRAKSNNVFQWLQVELKETKKITGIITQGAKSLGKEMYVQTYSLQYSDNGSSWKMYSDDTQVAEKIFIGNTDNNGHVKNYIYPPIFARFIRIVPKTWNNSITLRMELLGCDFE, from the exons GATCTCTCTACTTTGACAACACCTCCCTGTTTGAGAAGAAGGATGACGTAGTGAATCCGGGTGGGGAGCACAAGTACATCTGGGAGGTCACCAAGGAGATTGCGCCCACAATGGATGACCCGCCGTGTCTCACTTACACCTACTTCTCCCATGTCAACCTGGTCAAGGACTTCAACTCCGGGCTGATTGGGGCCCTGCTCATTTGTAAAGAAG GGAGCCTCAGTGACACTGGCAAGCAGATCTCTTTTGACCAGGAACATGTGCTCctttttggtgtatttgatgaAAGTAAGAGCTGGTACAGGACAGAGGAGGCAGAGCCTGCTGGTCCAATCAAGTACTCCATCAATGGCTATATCAATGGATCACTGCCAG ATTTGAAGATCTGTGCCTACGACCATGTGAGCTGGCACCTGGTGGGGATGAGCTCCGAGCCGGAGCTCTTCTCCATCCATTTCAATGGGCAGGTCCTGCAGCAGAAGGGGCACAAGCTCTCCACCATCGATCTCGTCGCCTCCTCCTGCACCTCAGCCAACATGACCGCCATGCACGCGGGGGTCTGGCTGCTGTCCTCGAAAATCTTTAAGCACCTAGAGG CTGGGATGCACGGATACCTGGAGGTGCAATCCTGTGAGAGCAAGGCTCCTATAACACGAAGACTCACAGTCCAGCAGAAACGCCAGAGTAGTGAATGGGTTTACTACATTGCTGCGGAAGAAATAATCTGGGACTATGCACCAAATTTGCCTGGATATGTTGATAG GGAGTACAAGTCAAAATATTTGGAACCAAGGGCTGATCGGATTGGCAGGAAGTACAAGAAGGCAGTCTATGTCCAGTATAAGGATGCTAATTTCACGAAAATGGAAGAAGGAGCAAGGAAGAATGAAACTGGAATCCTCGGGCCGGCAGTGAGGGCCCAGATCTGGGATGTAATAAAG ATTGTGTTCAAGAACAATGCAAGCCgaccatacagtatttatcccCATGGGCTCACCATCAGCAAGTCAGAGGAAGGAGCCAGCTATCCTAAAGACGGCTCAG ACAATGGCCAGCATGAGGTGAAGCCAGGAGAGACGCACACTTACACATGGAAGGTGACAGAGGAAGATGTGCCGGCACAGAATGACCCACGGTGTCTGACCAGGATGTACCACAGCGCCGTGGACGTGGCCAAAGATATAGCCTCAGGCCTTATCGGGCCACTGCTCATCTGCAAGAGCCAGTCCCTCAACAAAAGAAACATGCAG CTGAAGGCCGATAAGGAGCAGCATGCAGTTCTGGCAGTTCTTGACGAGAACAAAAGTTGGTACATTGAGGAAAACATTAGAAACTACTGCACAGATCCCTCAAAGGTCAACAAAGAAGACCCCAAATTTTATGAATCCAACATTATGCGTT CAATAAATGGCTTTGTGTACGACAGTGGACAAGTCCTTGGATTTTGCCACGGAGAGATCGTTACTTGGCACGTGTCAAGTGTCGGGGCACAGGACTACATAGAGACTCTCCACTCCTATGGTCACACGTTTGATCTTTATGATAGAAAAGAAGATGTTCTGAGCCTCTTTCCTATGAGTGGAGAGACCATAGCAATGGACATGGATAAAATAG GACACTGGCTTTTGGCATCTTTAAACGCCCATTACAGTAACAAGGGAATGAGGCTAAAGTTCAAAGATCTTGAATGCATTAATGACTCTTCTGATGAGTGGGAAACTGATAGTGAACCATCAGACATACTTCTGTGGGAACCCGAGGAATGGGTAGTTgacacaaaaactgaaattctaGAACCAAAGGAATATACAAACACGGATGACCCAGAAACAGATTACTGGATTTCTCAGCTTCAAATTCGGTCACTCAGAAACAAATCTCAGGGACTTGTAGCTGAGGAAGACCTGCTTGATCTGTCTTCGGTGCTTAGAGAGGGTGATGAGACTAACATAACAGAGCATCAAAGAACAGGAGCTGTTCCTGGAGATTTTAAAACCTCTGCAGAGGGAAACACGACAGAAAGTCAAAGGACATCAGTTGAAgactcattttatattttttctggtcctggagattataatcagactttAACAAGAAATAACATGACAGAGAGTCAAAGAGCCTCAGTTGAAGACTCATTTGATATTTCTTCTGGTCCtggagattataatcagacctCAGCAGGAGGAAACATTACAGAGAGTCAAAGACCATCAGTTGAAGACTCATTTGATATTTCTTCTGGTACTGGAGATTATATTCAGACCTCAACAAGAACAAACATGACAGAGAGTCAAAGAGCCTCAGTTGAAGACTCATTTGATATTTCTTCTGGTCGtggagattataatcagactttAGCAGGAGGAAACAAGAAAGAGAGTAAAAGAGCATCAACTGAAGAAGACTTGTTTGATATTTCATCTAGACCTCAAGATTATAATCAAACCTTGTCCAGAGAAAATTTGAACCAAACATCATTGGCTCAGAAAGACATCTTAGAACTCTCTTCTGGACTCAAGGATTATAACCAGACGTtatcaggaaaaaaacaaactattttAGCTGCAGCTACATTACAGAATAATACTAACCCTGAGCAAGCAGATAATGAGGACCTTGAGTTCACTGAACTGCCACTACTTGAGGGACCCATAGAGGAAAGCAGAAATAACTCAAAAGCAATCTTGGTGAACACAACAATGACAGAAgagtttgatttaaaaaacaaagaagttGAAATGTCTACTGTAAAACCAGAAACACTGTGGTCAGGTCTTCAAGAAATTAATCTTCCTGATCCCATTTCCCTCTCTGAAGAAAATGCAACAGACATCcaggaaaatgaaacaggagtgCCGGTTCCGAAGAGTAACTGGACATTGGAAATGGTAAGTGCTCAGatggaggagacaggagagctTGTGGAAAGCCAGTTCCAAAATTATTCTGCCTCACAGTGGGAGGAGGTACAGAAAGAAAGCGTGCAAAGCTCAAAAATGGACAATGTATCATCTGGGGATTCCGATATTGCAACATCCAATAAAGACATGTTTGTTTATTCTGTCAGTCTCTCAAACAAATGGACTAGTGATAGATCTAGTGAATCAAAGAGCAAAAGTGATGCTGATTTTGTCTTGCTGGATAGTGGCACTGTGGAAATTCTTTTGGATAATACTAAGAATCCTGCAAACATACAGGACACTGACATCCAATACAGCATTCTGTCTCCCAAAGCTGCTGGTAATGGAGAAGATCAGAACAATATCACAGACTTTTCAAGTTCCACAATAGATCAAAATGGGAAAAATGCAAATATGAATTTATTCAATGCAAGCCGTTTGAAGGACTTGAATTTTACTGGCTCCACTGAATTTGGGAAGGACACTGTTGCCACTTTACCAAACCAAACATTGGAAACAAACACTCATTCTGAAGAAGGAAACCTCTGGGTCCTTCCACCATCTAGTTTGCCTCAAGACCCCAAAGATGTTTTTAATGGAACCGATGTCCATAGAATGGAGGACCAGTCATCTGATACACAGCCAGCCAGTACAGGCAATGAGACCTCTCCAGGAGTATCTTCACCGGCTTTAGAAACTGGTCCAAACGTAACAACAGTAAACCTTGGGTTTGAACACTGGAATGCACCAGATCCAGTGAGCTCAGAGAGCGAAGAGGACATTCCCTCTGCAGAGTTTGATGAGCACTTGAACACAACCCCATCTCCAGGTACTGTAAATGAGTCCTCTTCAGATACCCACATTACGTTTTCTTTAATCAGAGAACACACAGAAGACAGCTTGAGCACGTGGACTTCCCCAACACCCCCCAGTAACTCGACAGAAACTCTTAACCCACATGACTTGGACTACGATGGACATTCAGAAGAGGACAAGTCTTCTTCCAGGGGAAATGCAGGAAATGTACTGATCTGCCTGAAGAACACGAGTACGCAAGGCATTCTCACTACTTCTCTGGATCCCTCAaagagacactggggttacgAGGGAAAACATCAAAGTGTGCCCGTGAAGGTCCCATCTCACATAACAAAATACATGCACAATGAATCAACAGCTGGACAAGACCACAAAACCAAAATTAAACCTCAGAGCCAGAGACGCAGGAAAAAGGATGGGGTCAAAGTTAAAAGAAGGAGGAAAACAAAGCCTGAATCCAGGAGTAGTGTCATCTCCCCAAGAGGACACAAGCCCCAGACTGCTGGCCCCAGATCGTTTGGGCCGGTCAAGAGTGAAGACGATTTGAACGAACGAGCCATCGTCATAGGGGTGCCACGGAGAGATTTCGACGACTATGAGCTGTACCTCCCACTAGAAAAAGAATACGATGTCGACCAAATGGATGAGACTGCACAGAATCTTGGGAATGCGTATGAGTATGTGGAATATAAGGACCCTTATGCTTCTGCTGCTGACGTGGAAGACATTGATAAAACTGTTAAGTATTACTTGCAAAACAAAGAAGGCAACGTGAGAATCTACTACATAGCTGCAGAGGAAGTCGAATGGGACTATGCTGGCTACAAAGGGCAAAG gAGGGATGAGGAGGTCACCGACAGCAGAAGGAACACGCAGTATAAGAAAGCCATTTTCCGCAGCTACCTGGACAGTACCTTTAGCATTCCAAGCATTCGTGGAGAAGTAGATGAGCACCTGGGAATTCTTGGTCCAATTATAAAAGCGGAGATAGATGAGAGCATCATA gtTGTTTTCAAAAACTCTGCTTCCCGACCCTATTCCTTACATGCCCACGGGGTTTCCtttgggaaacaaatggaaGGAATGAAGTATGACGACGAATCCCCTCACTGGTATCAGAAGGATGATGCCGTCGCCCCAGGGAGCACTTACACCTACATCTGGCAGGCGACTGACAAAATCGGGCCTAAATCCGCTGATTCAGCCTGCAGGACCTGGGCCTACTATTCCGGAGTGAACCCT GAGAAAGACATCCACTCAGGCCTGATTGGGCCCCTCTTAATCTGTCAGAAAGGAGTCCTGAGCAACACCACAGCGAACACGAGGGAATTTGTTTTACTGTTCATGACATTTGATGAAAACGAAAGTTGGTATTTCGAAGAAAACATGAGGAAAAGGCAGAGGATGAAGGATGTGGATATAAATGACCCAGAGTTGAAAGAGAAGAACAAATTCCATG CCATCAATGGGATCATTTACAGTCTGAAGGGACTCAGGATGTACACAAATCAGCTCGTTAGGTGGCACTTGATTAACATGGGCTCCCCAAAAGACATCCACAGTGTCCACTTCCACGGACAGACCTTTCTAAACCGACAGAACAGGGACTATCGAATGGGAGTCTACCCTCTGCTTCCTG GTGACTTTGCTACTGTGGAAATGAGGCCCTCTAAGCCAGGCCTGTGGCTGCTAGAGTCCGAAGTGGGAGAGTTCCAGCAGAAGGGGATGCAGACTCTGTTCCTGCTTTTAGACGAAG ACTGTGGCAATCCCTTGGGTCTGCAGCAACAAAGTGTGAAAGACAACCAGATAACTGCTTCCCAATACAGAG GGGACTGGAAGCCCCATTTAGCAAGACTTCACAACACAGGCAAATACAACGCCTGGAGTGTTGACGAGAACACGGCTAACTCACTCTGGATCCAG GTGGATTTTCAGAGGCCAGTGGTGATCAGTAAAATAGCCACACAGGGAGCAAAGCAGCTCTTCAGCTCCTACTATGTGCAGAAGTACTTGATCTCCTACAGCACGGACAAGAGGAAGTGGATCTACTACAAAGGCAGGAGTGACTCCTTTAGAATG ACCTTTGAAGGAAACCAAAATTCCTACAATGTGAAGGAAAACGTGTTTTACCCCCCCATGATCGCACGGCTGGTCCGGCTGCACCCGGTGGAGTCTTACGGCACGCCCACTGTGCGGATGGAGTTCTACGGATGTGAGCTGGACG GATGTTCCATTCCCTTGGGAATGGAAAGCGGAGACATCCCTAACGACATGATAACAGCCAGCTCTGTCTACTCCAACTGGTTGAAGGGGATGTGGCAGCCCTCGTTCGCTCGGCTGAATAACCAAGGAAACGTCAACGCCTGGAGGGCAAAG TCTAACAACGTATTCCAGTGGCTCCAGGTGGAACTGAAGGAAACTAAAAAGATTACTGGAATCATCACTCAAGGTGCCAAATCTTTAGGGAAAGAGATGTACGTCCAGACATATTCCCTCCAGTACAGCGATAACGGGAGCTCCTGGAAAATGTACTCGGACGATACCCAGGTGGCAGAAAAG ATTTTTATTGGAAACACGGACAACAATGGCCATGTAAAAAACTATATTTATCCTCCAATATTTGCAAGATTCATTCGAATTGTCCCTAAAACATGGAACAACAGTATCACCCTAAGAATGGAGCTGTTAGGATGTGACTTTGAGTGA